The Actinomycetota bacterium genome includes the window CCCTCCCCGCCGTCGTAGGGCATGCACCACCTCGTCCCGATGCCCCCTGGCGGCGCTCGCCCTCGAGCGTGGAGCAATGTGGTCTCCGCGGGCGACCGAACCCGCGCGCACCTTGCCATCGGCGATATCATGCCCGCCGGTGGACACCGGGTCCACCACCATCCTGTGAAATGGAGGTCCCCGTCATCACAGACGCCGGCTGCGCGGACGGAGCCACGAGCGCGTTCCCACCAGCCAAGACTGCGTCGTGCGCAGCGCATGTTCATGGCTCGATGTGTGGGGACACCTTGCTTGACAGCACGGCCACCCGACGTATCCAACGAACGTTCGGCCGCCCGACACGGCCATTCCGCGCTGAGATTGAACGGGACACATGGGACCGATAGGCACCTTGCGCTGGACGTGGCGTCATCCCATGAACGCCGACCGGCGGATGGCTGCCGTGGCCCGCGCCGGAATCCACCAGGTCGTGAGTCGCATCCGGCAGCAACCGATGATTGTGCCACTCGGGCGCAAGAGTCATGTCTGGGCCGTTCGCGGGATGAGCGCCTCGACCAAGGCCTTCTATGCCAACCCACCTGACGTCGAGATGGCCGTCTGGCAGAAACTCCTTGTCGCAGGCGACCTCTTCGTCGATGTAGGAGCGAACGTGGGGACCTACTCGCTCATCGCCTGCGAGGCCGGAGCAGAGGTGATTGCGGTGGAACCGAACGACCAGGCGCGCCGGTGGCTCATGAAGAACATCGAACTCAACGGTTACCGGGCCGACGTACGTTCTGTAGCCCTTTCCGACCAACCAGGCCAGGTTCGGATCACCGTCGACCTCGGGACCACCAACCGCATCGACCCGGCCGGCGGGCAGATCGTAGAGGTTGATACCCTCGATTCGCTAATAGGGGAACGCCACGCCTACGTCAAAGTCGACGTTGAGGGTCATGAGTTGCAGGTGCTCCGGGGTGGTGCCCGCGCACTAGAGGAGCAACGACTCCTGGCGGTGCAGCTCGAGTGGAACGCCTGTGCTGACCGCACGCCGGTGTCGGAGCTGCTCGCAGACTACGGCTATGAGGTGATGCAGGCACTTCCGAATGGAGACTTGGTCCCCGCAGGCGACACGTTGCACGACATCGTGGCCGTGCCAAAGACGTCGTAACAGCCTCCGGAGCGGAGCCGCACTAGCCGTCATCCTTCAAGTAGGCAGCTGGTGGTGTTGTCGGCATTGCCGGCTCTACGCAGCATCGAGGGGGTGCGGCCCCTGATCTTGGCGTGGGCGGAGTGTCCCATTTAACGCCGCAGTGCAACAGTAGTCGGACGCGATAGTTGCGGAAGTTGCGAAACCGAAGG containing:
- a CDS encoding FkbM family methyltransferase — protein: MNADRRMAAVARAGIHQVVSRIRQQPMIVPLGRKSHVWAVRGMSASTKAFYANPPDVEMAVWQKLLVAGDLFVDVGANVGTYSLIACEAGAEVIAVEPNDQARRWLMKNIELNGYRADVRSVALSDQPGQVRITVDLGTTNRIDPAGGQIVEVDTLDSLIGERHAYVKVDVEGHELQVLRGGARALEEQRLLAVQLEWNACADRTPVSELLADYGYEVMQALPNGDLVPAGDTLHDIVAVPKTS
- a CDS encoding transposase, giving the protein MRRWRAGIPAYHTRQLSNGRTEAMVGLCKKVKRIAFGFATSATIASDYCCTAALNGTLRPRQDQGPHPLDAA